The Spodoptera frugiperda isolate SF20-4 chromosome 2, AGI-APGP_CSIRO_Sfru_2.0, whole genome shotgun sequence genome has a window encoding:
- the LOC126911582 gene encoding uncharacterized protein LOC126911582 produces the protein MAKCGGCGQFIAASASVRCSKCAGCYHRACVGVPPTATPSPTWLCPGCKATLPRTDNTATPVKGAAADYSDSHSLPTVAPSASLDLAQEIRAFREELSGLRADIRQLRQENAEFRAANEGYNGRMGAVEGRLDNIEQRFESTDAASYDRLEQTIADLKVQLNERDQDLLLNDVIVSGIPESKAENPAHIIKAVSLKLGIDLDDRDIVNVERLGRVRRNLTTSSSQNDIAERPRPRAIAVRLSRRVVRDQLLHAARVRRGLTTADLNLHGQPKRVYVNEHLTRSNARLFHLAREAGQRSRYKYVWTREGRIYARKEDGVSAVRIRSDADIKEIFGDGKV, from the coding sequence ATGGCTAAGTGCGGGGGATGTGGGCAGTTTATTGCTGCATCAGCGAGCGTTCGGTGTAGCAAGTGCGCGGGCTGCTACCACCGCGCCTGTGTGGGTGTTCCGCCGACGGCGACCCCTTCTCCTACATGGTTGTGTCCCGGTTGCAAGGCGACACTGCCTAGGACGGATAATACCGCAACACCGGTTAAAGGTGCGGCAGCAGATTACTCCGACTCACATAGTCTGCCCACCGTCGCTCCCTCCGCTAGTCTGGATCTGGCGCAGGAAATTCGTGCCTTCAGGGAAGAGTTAAGTGGACTCAGGGCGGATATACGCCAGCTGCGGCAGGAGAATGCTGAGTTCCGGGCTGCTAACGAAGGCTATAATGGGCGGATGGGAGCGGTGGAGGGCAGGCTGGACAACATCGAGCAGCGGTTTGAGTCGACGGATGCTGCTTCTTACGACCGCCTCGAGCAGACGATCGCTGATTTAAAGGTACAGCTAAATGAGCGGGATCAGGACCTGTTATTGAATGACGTCATCGTGTCGGGCATTCCGGAGTCGAAGGCCGAGAACCCGGCTCACATAATTAAAGCAGTGTCACTGAAGCTCGGGATCGACCTTGACGATAGGGACATTGTAAACGTCGAGCGCCTGGGCAGGGTACGCCGTAACCTCACCACCAGCTCATCCCAGAACGACATAGCGGAGCGCCCGCGGCCGCGCGCAATCGCGGTGCGCCTATCTCGCCGTGTAGTGCGAGATCAACTACTACACGCGGCACGCGTGCGCCGCGGTCTTACCACTGCGGACCTCAACTTACACGGACAGCCTAAGAGGGTGTACGTGAATGAGCACCTTACTCGCTCTAACGCGAGACTGTTTCATCTGGCTCGTGAGGCTGGGCAGCGCTCGCGCTACAAGTACGTGTGGACAAGAGAGGGACGCATCTACGCGCGGAAGGAGGACGGGGTCTCGGCTGTGCGCATTCGCTCGGACGCCGATATTAAAGAAATTTTTGGGGACGGAAAAGTTTGA